The Procambarus clarkii isolate CNS0578487 chromosome 91, FALCON_Pclarkii_2.0, whole genome shotgun sequence genome includes a region encoding these proteins:
- the LOC123773889 gene encoding centromere protein J — protein MISIFNAIRFISVFCILFEMENDKHGVFDQETGKNNQEKGQLNLELNVQSPSETMLERLKEIRKWQEKHREKLAQVQAFNLESPPLTSRNTQTAVPTINSDFSSQTTKDSVYFHPENTFENRNVCNLALSKFQESERVSTSGTEDEREGEITHLERGGCLKKCNARPFFSQDAINFCKSTAFIDEALTTWPPCKNTTDCVSLTSPECSLNRDTLEECETKSVEEYQEQVDPRRQISNIINVKDITPASNMNTMSNNESTKTQIASAHSNNSDQILEERQESAVYHSEKYKSNAEQKFAFLRGISEKTVSKFLSPARNPVSNIAEEYDDKPKPKHKYLRKGEGTARFGMKSMQLKKSYSSANSNNSDTINTVKRQELKIISNPDSTNVKTSITDNSAQGKNIRKTTKRPINCLQLKIPPDMTTNKFVNEVDSIACTALSNEKWQKCDKEFELVQLCPETHPNPSVSNVELYNQSLKEREELSAFEKLEELAADSSFSSNSSTVLQLLQRGLHSMASTPLHSTPPVTSQERLNCNDGEMAPKKCLFEPNTTNLNLLDRLLKSSKDYEEFSSHILQQKELNISQVLEQLRAIIELEEHDVSEAEIESFFESFGDQHASISHAAASRFACSVSHANTNATSTPALSQDVFLPKPHVHFRNEGVEVLEYELSEADEDTLTDAPTLTEEDSDLATTLDMEALAHLNLHEPLIPHSKMAVTSVNKETEECSTDKSCKSSASSKLLTNDPRQEAGLQPAVLHFSPPQQKQNSASNYIWSIFGKDRYSKRHSDQKKVSNNSERVHDSYRNEAVHKQTGKATAGPNIQEEQHSTTDEIETYKTLLLAKICELEKETKIFKKETSKLQKLQELAVDEKKQLTEERHKLQEEITREKKKFREYIDNERNAVWKEKQGLKHLSPSITMANQNSLEIVYLKEQIQDLQDNGKKKESLHQYTVKKLNEKIKNLEVENNQLKEKMLQFQSLGKENLQLKHELDRIKLTGKKVIVNKAGNTARENPRPKAKAATVNSVTRSLDKLAKIEGKGIGASNEEKCEPSTLSTTHGKGGQDTGNQETNLVFQFPLVDEQLQINLGEACQHHKDMRQVNLPTGSLQMTQNTTVPLDDKNSEFTESFRDDGTKEIVYANGNKKVIYLNGLVVVSYYNGDRKEIHQDRTVYIYGTDHTSHTTFNDGKEVLVFPSGQKETRLPDGSSEIIFTDNSRKIISQDGIEMCIMKDGTVVRSNPDGSKVFEFVNGQREIHTLLEKRREYPDGTVKIVHRDGRTETRYKTGRTRIRDSQGNIILDSHHGL, from the coding sequence ATGATATCTATTTTTAATGCCATTAGATTTATTAGTGTCTTTTGTATCCTTTTTGAAATGGAAAACGATAAGCATGGTGTGTTTGACCAAGAAACGGGGAAAAATAATCAAGAGAAAGGACAACTGAATTTAGAATTAAATGTGCAGTCACCATCTGAAACTATGCTTGAAAGATTGAAGGAGATAAGAAAGTGGCAGGAGAAACATAGGGAGAAACTTGCTCAAGTCCAAGCCTTCAATCTTGAATCACCACCTCTCACCTCTAGAAATACCCAGACTGCAGTGCCAACCATTAACAGTGATTTTTCATCTCAAACAACAAAGGATTCTGTGTATTTTCACCCTGAAAACACATTTGAGAATAGAAATGTGTGTAATTTGGCACTAAGCAAATTTCAAGAATCGGAAAGAGTTTCAACCTCGGGGACTgaggatgagagagagggggagatcaCCCACCTAGAGAGAGGGGGATGCTTGAAAAAGTGCAATGCAAGACCTTTCTTTTCACAGGATGCAATCAATTTCTGCAAAAGTACTGCATTTATTGATGAAGCATTAACAACATGGCCCCCATGTAAGAACACAACTGATTGCGTTTCTTTAACATCTCCAGAATGCTCGTTAAATAGAGATACATTAGAAGAATGTGAAACAAAATCTGTTGAGGAATATCAAGAACAAGTTGATCCGAGGCGTCAAATTAGTAACATCATTAATGTAAAAGATATTACTCCAGCTAGTAATATGAACACTATGTCAAATAATGAGAGTACAAAAACACAAATTGCAAGTGCTCATTCCAATAATTCTGACCAAATTTTAGAAGAAAGACAAGAAAGTGCCGTTTATCATTCTGAAAAATACAAATCTAATGCTGAACAAAAATTTGCCTTTTTAAGGGGCATTTCTGAAAAAACTGTGTCCAAATTTCTCTCTCCTGCTAGAAACCCTGTCAGCAATATTGCTGAGGAATATGATGATAAACCAAAGCCAAAGCATAAGTACCTGAGGAAAGGTGAGGGAACAGCAAGATTTGGCATGAAGTCAATGCAGCTGAAAAAATCATATTCTTCAGCAAATTCTAACAATTCTGATACAATAAATACGGTTAAAAGACAGGAATTAAAAATCATTAGTAATCCTGACTCTACAAATGTCAAAACATCTATTACTGATAATTCTGCACAgggaaaaaatataagaaaaacaaccaAAAGACCAATAAACTGTCTTCAGCTAAAGATACCCCCAGATATGACGACCAATAAATTTGTGAATGAGGTGGATAGTATAGCTTGTACGGCCTTATCAAATGAAAAATGGCAGAAGTGTGATAAAGAATTTGAACTTGTTCAGCTTTGTCCAGAAACCCATCCAAATCCATCAGTCTCAAATGTAGAACTTTATAATCAGAGTTTAAAAGAAAGGGAAGAATTATCTGCATTTGAGAAATTAGAGGAACTGGCAGCAGATTCAAGTTTCTCCTCCAACTCGTCGACGGTACTGCAACTGCTGCAGCGCGGACTACATTCAATGGCATCTACCCCTTTGCATTCAACACCACCTGTAACATCTCAAGAGAGACTAAACTGCAATGATGGAGAAATGGCCCCaaagaaatgtttgtttgaaccCAATACCACTAATCTTAATTTGCTTGACAGATTGTTGAAATCTTCTAAGGACTATGAAGAGTTTTCCTCACATATACTACAacagaaagaattaaatataagtCAGGTTCTCGAACAACTAAGGGCTATTATCGAATTAGAGGAGCACGATGTGTCAGAAGCTGAAATCGAATCATTTTTTGAAAGCTTTGGTGATCAACATGCATCTATATCTCATGCCGCAGCATCACGCTTTGCATGCAGTGTTTCTCATGCAAACACTAATGCCACCAGTACTCCAGCTCTTTCACAAGATGTCTTTCTTCCTAAGCCACATGTGCACTTCAGGAATGAGGGAGTAGAAGTATTAGAATATGAACTTTCAGAAGCTGATGAAGACACTCTGACTGATGCACCCACTTTAACTGAAGAGGACAGTGATCTTGCCACAACGTTAGACATGGAAGCTTTAGCACATCTTAACCTTCATGAACCATTAATACCTCACTCAAAAATGGCTGTTACATCTGTGAACAAGGAAACTGAAGAGTGTAGCACAGATAAGTCTTGCAAGAGTTCTGCATCAAGTAAGCTTCTTACCAATGATCCAAGACAAGAAGCGGGCTTACAACCTGCTGTATTGCATTTCTCTCCTCCACAGCAAAAACAAAACAGTGCATCAAACTATATATGGTCTATATTTGGCAAGGATAGATATTCAAAAAGGCATTCAGACCAAAAGAAAGTCTCAAACAACAGTGAACGTGTTCACGATAGTTACAGAAATGAAGCAGTGCATAAACAGACTGGAAAGGCTACAGCAGGTCCAAATATACAGGAAGAGCAACATTCTACCACTGATGAAATTGAAACTTATAAGACTCTGCTATTGGCTAAGATTTGTGAACTAGAAAAAGAAACCaagatatttaaaaaggaaaCTTCAAAACTGCAAAAGCTCCAGGAGTTGGCAGTAGATGAAAAGAAACAGCTGACAGAAGAGAGACATAAATTACAAGAGGAAATTACGAGAGAGAAAAAGAAATTTAGGGAATACATTGATAATGAGCGAAATGCAGTTTGGAAAGAAAAACAAGGGCTTAAACATCTATCTCCGTCCATAACAATGGCTAACCAGAATTCACTGGAAATAGTTTATTTAAAAGAACAAATTCAAGATTTACAAGACAATGGAAAAAAGAAAGAGTCCTTGCATCAGTATactgttaaaaaattaaatgaaaagatAAAGAACTTAGAAGTCGAAAATAATCAACTGAAAGAGAAAATGTTACAATTTCAGAGTTTGGGGAAAGAAAACTTGCAACTTAAGCATGAACTTGACCGAATAAAACTAACTGGAAAAAAAGTTATTGTAAATAAAGCGGGAAATACAGCAAGAGAAAACCCAAGACCAAAGGCAAAAGCTGCAACAGTTAATAGTGTTACCAGATCATTGGACAAACTAGCTAAGATAGAAGGAAAAGGCATTGGGGCCAGTAACGAGGAGAAATGCGAGCCTAGTACGTTGAGCACAACACATGGTAAAGGTGGTCAAGACACTGGTAACCAGGAAACCAACTTAGTCTTTCAATTCCCTCTAGTTGATGAACAACTTCAGATTAATTTAGGTGAGGCCTGTCAGCATCACAAAGATATGAGACAAGTTAACCTGCCTACAGGAAGTCTTCAAATGACTCAAAATACTACTGTCCCTCTTGATGATAAGAATTCTGAGTTTACAGAGTCATTTAGAGATGATGGAACAAAAGAAATTGTTTATGCAAATGGTAATAAAAAGGTAATTTATTTAAATGGATTAGTAGTTGTTAGTTACTATAATGGAGATAGAAAAGAGATACACCAAGATAGAACAGTTTATATATATGGAACTGATCACACAAGTCATACAACCTTCAATGATGGAAAGGAAGTGTTAGTATTTCCCAGCGGTCAGAAAGAAACCCGCCTTCCAGATGGCTCTTCAGAGATTATTTTTACAGATAACTCTCGAAAAATTATTTCTCAAGACGGTATCGAAATGTGCATTATGAAAGATGGTACTGTTGTTCGCTCAAACCCAGATGGCAGCAAAGTATTTGAATTTGTTAATGGCCAGAGAGAAATTCACACCCTTTTAGAAAAACGGCGAGAGTACCCGGATGGAACGGTCAAGATTGTGCACCGGGATGGAAGGACAGAAACTCGTTATAAAACAGGACGAACCCGCATAAGAGACTCTCAGGGTAACATTATTCTAGACTCCCACCATGGATTGTAA